A genomic window from Triticum urartu cultivar G1812 chromosome 7, Tu2.1, whole genome shotgun sequence includes:
- the LOC125524644 gene encoding sphinganine C4-monooxygenase 1-like, whose translation MAFAVSDELLGTFVPIAVYWLYSALYNVLDALGTVDCYRLHPKEDEETRNIPSKRTVLRGVLLQQAVQVAVSLIVFKITGDGRRDAREQPPAPVIALQFIVAMFAMDTWQYFVHRYLHTNKFLYKHVHAQHHTILVPYAFGALYSHPLEGLLMDTASGAVGFLASGMTPRTAIFFISLGAIKTVDDHCGLWLPGNVIHAVFANNSAFHNIHHQLYGQKHNFSQPFFVVWDKILGTYMPFTLQSREGGGVEARPVKHALAAHEQHKSD comes from the exons ATGGCCTTCGCGGTCTCGGACGAGCTACTGGGCACGTTCGTGCCCATCGCGGTGTACTGGCTCTACTCGGCGCTGTACAACGTGCTGGACGCGCTGGGGACGGTCGACTGCTACCGCCTCCACCCCAAGGAGGACGAGGAGACCAGGAACATACCCTCCAAGCGCACCGTCCTCAGGGGCGTCCTCCTCCAGCAGGCCGTCCAGGTCGCCGTCTCCCTCATCGTCTTCAAG ATCACCGGCGACGGGAGGCGCGACGCGAGGGAGCAGCCTCCGGCACCGGTGATCGCGCTGCAGTTCATTGTGGCGATGTTTGCCATGGACACGTGGCAGTACTTCGTGCACAGGTACCTCCACACCAACAAGTTCCTCTACAAGCACGTCCACGCGCAGCACCACACCATCCTGGTGCCCTACGCGTTCGGGGCGCTCTACAGCCACCCGCTCGAGGGCCTGCTCATGGACACCGCCAGCGGCGCCGTCGGGTTCCTCGCTTCCGGGATGACCCCCCGGACCGCCATCTTCTTCATCTCCCTCGGCGCCATCAAGACCGTCGACGACCACTGCGGCCTCTGGCTGCCCGGCAACGTCATCCACGCCGTCTTCGCCAACAACAGCGCCTTCCACAACATCCACCACCAGCTCTACGGCCAGAAACACAACTTCTCACAGCCCTTCTTCGTCGTGTGGGACAAGATCCTCGGCACGTACATGCCCTTCACGCTCCAGAGCCGCGAGGGTGGAGGGGTAGAGGCGCGCCCGGTTAAGCATGCCCTTGCGGCGCACGAGCAGCACAAGTCCGATTGA